From a region of the Oryza sativa Japonica Group chromosome 6, ASM3414082v1 genome:
- the LOC107277464 gene encoding uncharacterized protein, which yields MEHFNPATNQLVFPGRGAIDVNEESVKSVLGIPMGDKDVSYDMESEATEFVLNLLGINDGISPSLTSLGIQLEKLKLADDKYLRMWIIYAISSVLAPTTATTVSPRCYPSVVDAGNIKNLNWCKFVISILQKAAKAGKNTNSSCLLYMMILYLDSLSFKNLNVPVEGYRATVWTNELINQTILADTSADGSFGALPENDRIVIAVQNLCEGFSGLVTKFVRQISGLDFVDPRGSQPRKMRMNRKKYAQRPKRVQQDEDLDVTSSDDEDFVADEEVEDTEEDEYTDEDGDSDDDEDEGEEDDNDEGEEDDDEDRSENDDDDGAETGRSGEQADAATNVIGCKGDDTNEGIGSGGKDVDDVTGCKGDDTNEGIGSGGKGADDVIGKGKQVDEDIGFGDKEKHEEKQAPNAVAQNVPESEKQPVQKAEKYPFLTTTIDSHEVPNFNLGFDSSQEVVQTPKGQEAVGTSRGKEFTGIITNEDYGSFTTEDYEKVGREAVEALPANLPQNHLSLK from the exons ATGGAGCATTTCAATCCAGCAACCAATCAGCTTGTATTCCCTGGACGTGGAGCCATAGATGTGAATGAGGAGTCAGTGAAGTCTGTGCTTGGTATCCCTATGGGTGACAAAGATGTCTCATATGATATGGAGTCTGAAGCTACAGAATTTGTGCTGAATTTGCTTGGAATCAACGATGGTATCTCACCATCACTGACTTCTCTTGGGATTCAATTGGAGAAGTTGAAGTTAGCAGATGACAAGTACCTGCGCATGTGGATCATCTACGCCATTTCTTCTGTTTTAGCACCAACGACGGCAACAACAGTCAGCCCAAGATGCTATCCTTCTGTTGTTGATGCTGGAAATATCAAGAATCTTAATTGGTGCAAGTTTGTCATATCTATTTTGCAAAAAGCTGCTAAAGCTGGGAAGAATACCAACTCATCATGTCTCCTGTATATGATG ATTCTTTATTTGGACTCGCTTTCATTTAAAAATCTCAATGTTCCAGTGGAGGGTTATCGAGCTACTGTTTGGACGAATGAATTGATAAATCAAACAATATTAGCAGACACATCAGCAGACGGCTCCTTTGGAGCTTTACca GAAAATGACAGAATTGTGATCGCTGTGCAAAATTTGTGTGAAGGGTTTTCAGGTTTGGTCACGAAATTTGTGAGACAGATTTCCGGCCTTGATTTTGTGGATCCTAGGGGTAGCCAACCAAGGAAAATGCGAATGAACCGGAAGAAATATGCACAAAGGCCTAAAAGAGTTCAGCAAGATGAAGATCTAG ATGTAACTTcaagtgatgatgaagatttTGTTGCTGATGAAGAAGTGGAAGACACTGAGGAAGATGAATATACTGATGAAGATGGagattctgatgatgatgaggatgaaggagaagaagatgacaatgatgaaggagaagaagatgacgatgaGGATAGGTCAGAaaatgatgacgatgatggtgcTGAAACTGGAAGAAGTGGTGAGCAGGCTGATGCTGCAACTAATGTTATTGGTTGCAAAGGAGATGATACAAATGAAGGGATTGGCAGCGGAGGCAAAGACGTTGATGATGTTACTGGATGCAAAGGAGATGACACAAATGAAGGGATTGGCAGCGGAGGCAAAGGCGCTGATGATGTTATTGGAAAAGGGAAACAAGTAGATGAAGATATTGGGTTTGGTGACAAGGAAAAACATGAAGAAAAGCAAGCACCCAATGCTGTAGCACAAAATGTTCCAGAATCAGAGAAGCAACCAGTGCAAAAGGCAGAAAAATATCCTTTCCTAACAACAACCATTGATTCACATGAAGTTCCAAACTTCAATCTTGGTTTTGATAGCTCTCAGGAAGTTGTGCAAACACCAAAGGGGCAAGAAGCAGTAGGAACATCTCGAGGTAAAGAATTTACTGGAATTATCACAAATGAGGACTATGGAAGTTTTACTACTGAAGACTATGAAAAGGTTGGGAGAGAAGCAGTTGAGGCCTTGCCAGCAAATCTGCCACAAAATCACCTGTCGCTGAAATAA